The Candidatus Bathyarchaeota archaeon nucleotide sequence GGGTAAACGTTGAGTAGAAGTGTGTTTTGGGGATGCTTTTGTATACCGAAGGCATTTTCAACATTTAATGGCTTGAAATATAGCCATTACAGACCGACCCCTCTATCGTTTCTGCATAGATCAACTATTTGGAGCCTAATGGGTGCCAAATAGAAAGGTTGTTTGAAAGTTGCTATTCACTTAGCGACAAATAAACTGTGGTTTACCGTAAAGTATATGTTTGTTGCCAAATCTGAAAAAGCAAAACCACCCTAAAGGATGCATCAGCAATGGCAATAAAAGCAGTAATTTTCGATTTAGATGGCACATTAGCCAATTTCAACCTTAACTACAAAACCCTACGTGCGGAAGCCCGAGGCATCCTCCTTAAGGCAAGCGTGCCCGCCTCACTTTTAGCAGTTAACCAAAGCATCTTTGAAATGCTCAAACTCACAGAAATCTACTTCAAAAAATCACCTTCAGCATACGAGCAGGCGCGAATCAAGGTTTTGGAAATCACAGATAAGTTCGAGCTGGAAGCTGCCCAAACCACCTGCCTAATGTCAGGCGCTGTTGAAACCTTAAAAAACCTAAAAAAGCAGGGCATAAAAATGGGGTTATGCACCATCAGTAGCCAAAAATCAGCTAATCATATTCTGCACCGTTTCAAAATCGCGGAGTATTTTGAGGGGGTGGTTTCGCGTGAGCAGGTCAAGCATGTTAAGCCGCATCCTGAACAGGTTGAGTTGGCACTCAAAGCCCTTGATGTCGCCGCAGAGAACACTTTGGTTGTAGGGGACAGCATCGCAGATGTTAAGGCAGCCCAAGAAAGCAAAGCTGTGGCCGTTGGCATTCCAACAGGTTATAATACGCCCCAGCAGCTTACAGAAGCAGGCGTAAACTACCTAATCACAGCCTTAACAGATTTGCCAGTGTTGATAGAAGAAATAAACAAAGCTTAGCTGTAACAAAAAAGGGAAAG carries:
- a CDS encoding HAD family phosphatase — protein: MAIKAVIFDLDGTLANFNLNYKTLRAEARGILLKASVPASLLAVNQSIFEMLKLTEIYFKKSPSAYEQARIKVLEITDKFELEAAQTTCLMSGAVETLKNLKKQGIKMGLCTISSQKSANHILHRFKIAEYFEGVVSREQVKHVKPHPEQVELALKALDVAAENTLVVGDSIADVKAAQESKAVAVGIPTGYNTPQQLTEAGVNYLITALTDLPVLIEEINKA